The genomic DNA TCATTGAGTACTGTGCTAGTTTTGAGGTAGGCTGACTGTTTTTATTGTAGAGAAAAGGTCATGCTATAGATGCTATGGCCCTTACACGATCCAGTGAGCTACAGCTTCAAAGGACAGAGCCAATGACCTTTGGCTTCTAAAGAAGCTAATCTTTACAATCCATTCTCAGATCCTCATGCTCCTTCActggtctgttttgttgttttcttttggcatttTTGTGTTAAGCATAGAACCCAGGGCtgtgcaagcactctaccacagaaccccagccccaaccccagccccagccccagccccagcggGACGTCATAAGGAATAAGCGAGGGATATATAGTCTGAGGCCTGTGCTGAAAGTTGGCAGGCTGACTGGCACTGCTAGCTTAGCAGAGGTTGCATGTGTGGTGGCTACTCATGACTGTgtctacagagacagacagacttgagGAAAGGGAAGCCACAGGTAGAGGCATGGCAGAGCCTTAGTGTGGCAAAGGTCATCCACTGACACCTACAAAGACCTCACTGAgggcctggggctcactgacagAGCACATGCATGGACATGCAGGGCCTTGAGTCCCAGCCCCAGGACCATTAGAGAGGGTGGGAGTGATGCTGCAGAGGTGTGTCCCTCTCCTTCACAGGAATCCCGTCTGCTTCATAGGTTCGTGTACAGTTCCAGGAGAAGGCCGACTGTAAAATCACAGTGTCCAGCAGCGTCATACCACGTTGCCATCTGTGTCTCTGCCAGAACAGTGCAGCTCCTTTCCCCACACTGGGCAACCAGTAGGCCGTCGCTTGGGTTGTGAGGGGCTTTTGCCATGTTTGTTTGTATGACCAAGGCACCAAGGAAATAAACAGGAAATCTGTGTTCTCCATCCTACATGAGCTGGCATCTAGCGTCCTTGAGTTGAGTTCTGGTGATGGaggtttgcttgtgttttgttttggcaatTTTCCTTTGGAGAtgttttgttctcatttcttccccacccctcctttCTTGCTAGCAtgcccccccttctctctctctctctctctctctctctctctctctctctctctctctctctctctctcactatttctctatttcattcggttttgttttctcctttccatttctgaAGCAGAGGAGCCAATAGTTAGTATTCAGGGGCTGAACCTCAGGACCCTCCCTTCTGCAGCCCTCATCCCAGaccagcctctctccctctgctccagtCTGCCGAGAACACACGCTAAACCAGAGCTCAGTGGCGAAGAAAGAGAGGTGGGCCTGCctttagagaaagaataaaagagaaaaagaaacccgAGCCTGGAATCTGGCACAGTCTCCTGCTGGACTTTACTAGAACCTATCTGGCCCAGCAGAAttacatcagatcccagtataggcTGAATGAATGGCCTGGTGCTGACAGGTTGCCAACCAGGATGGCTCAGCGTGGGCCCTCTGGTGTGTGGCTCAGTTCCCCTCCAGTCACCATCCACCTGGTTCCCCCTCGTGAGTGAGCACCCAGCAGTGGTACACTCTGCTGTCTGTGTGGCCTCCATTCGCACCCTCCACTGCGTTGTAAAAAAGGACCGTTGTTccattcatgtgtgcatatatatatacatatgagtgtgcatatatatatacatatgagtgtGCATATACGCCCTTCCCGGGCAGCCTCTTTGTCGCAGACAAGAACAGGAGATCGAATGGGTCCCTtagcccctcctctccccagcaTCCTTGGCCTCTACATTTTAATTCTTGATCATGTAGAAATTGTTTTTGGTAATTGTTGATATTATTGTTAGTATTGTtattaataataaagacaaaaaaagagaaatgttaaacCAGATTCTGTGCTGTTGAGCTGTGGCTTGCATCTTCTGTTTGAAGCGTTTTCCTTGGCATTGGCATCATGAGCAACTCTCCTCTGCCAGCGACGGATGTGGTGGCCTCCCTTCCCCAGCGCATATGCAATAGCTAGTGTTtgtgtctttccctcccttccgctCTGCTGTCAGAAACCAAAGTCTTCTCTGCAGCCCGGGGGCCCGAGCAAGGTCTGGGTTCTCTCCTGGTCTCCAAACCCAGAGAGGGAAGGCCCCTGGTCTGGCTCCCAGCCCTCATCTCTGAGTACTAGGGGCCCCCAGCCTCTGAATCTGCACAGAAGAAAGCAGTTGCCAGCGTGGCATCTGGATGTTGCCAGCAGGATCCCAACCCAGTTTACCTTGCCCCACTGACGCTGAAAGCTTGCTTCCGAGCCCACTGTCCCTCGGGTGGATTCGTTTTCAATGCAGAAGCTTCGCTGGGGACCTGTTCCTTGTCCCATatcctccatctcccctccacTTTGTGGGGTGACCACTGACTCGCCAGAAGTCTGACTTCCCAAGAAAGCGTGAAGAGCCATTGTTGGCTTCCAAACTCAGCGCAACcctgctgccctgccctgtcctgcTGCTCCCACACTTGGCCTGACCTGTTTACATGGTACTGGATTGCTGGAAGAGCAGAGCCACCCTCCAGAGCCACCCAGATGAAAGCCAGTGAGCCTATTAACCGTGCCATCTTGCAAACTATTTTCAAGATCACTATTGCTTTATATTGTAGTAACCAATATGCGCAGTATATGttgaatgtatataaatatactttgCTATTTCCGTTCTTTGAAAATgtaagaagtatttttttttctttcctttctgttgagcaaaaaaaaaaaaaaaggattaaaaaaaaaatctccagattCAAGTTGCTAAGAGCTTTTGTCCTTGTCTGTGTGGGACATTCACATTTACAACTTAGTAACTTGGTTGGACAGTAGGAGATTGTGGAAAATAAAATCCTGATTATGTTCTAACCCTGATATGTTGTTTGCCTTATGGTTCAGAGTCTAGGTGGGAGAAGCACGTGGGGCGGGCATGGAGGTGACACAGGTGTCTGGAGATGTCCCCAGGCTGAGGGTGGGGCTTTGAGCAGCACACTCTTCTGGCCCTAGCAAGTCAACCTCACACTGTGTCCAGGCACCTATGTGGACTCTAACCCCTTGGAAGGGACACATTTATGTTTGCAGAGTTGGGTGGAAAATGGATTCCTTGGGGTCCTCAGGAAGGAGGGCCTTGAGTTGACCCTGGATGGGACTTTGAAGGGGAGATTTAAGTCAGCTGATGATGTGGTCCACGAGTGTGAGACGGAAGGGCTTTTCCTGTTATTTTCCTCTGTCTGCTCCTGGATTCCAGTACTGGGCAGAATTTCCAGCAGGGTTCCAGACACTGCTGAGAGAGCTAAAGTCTTGGGAGAAGAAAGCTCAACTTCTTTGGGAATACTGAGCTTGTGTTGGGGGAGGGTTGCTCAGTGGCATCAACTTCCCACAGCTCACACCACCTAGGACTCTAGTTCCGAGGGATCAGACACGCTCCATAGGCACCTGTGTACCGATGGCACACACTCAGATGCAAAAGTCTTTAGAAGGGAGACACATAGAAAAACCTTCGGGCCCAAAAATCACAATGGGACTGCTCAGAGCACAAGGTGTCTTCTCAGGTGAGCTCCTGGAGGTCCTGTAGTTGTGCCCAGTGCTGTTAGATGTGTGCTGGCTTTGGACCCAGGGATGGGCCCTCAAGACTTGAAAAAAGTCAGCACACCTTTCGCCACAGATGCTGCGCCTGCAAAGTCGCCAGGTACCTTTGGCTAGAGATAATATGGGTACCCAAAGGCAGCAGGATCCATTCTCCTGGATCTAAACCTGGACATCTCTGGGCTCTAGGAAGGACACTTTCTGACTGACTTTGTGCTGGTGCcccaggccacacccactcaACCACAAAGGCAGTAGTCTCTTGAGTAGGAGGGAGATCCAGACTGGGGATCCAGTCTGCTTAgggagaccccacccccaccccagccccagctcctcctccctgcTAGCGCCACTCCTTCTCAGGTACATGTTCCCAGAAGGAGCTGGCACTAGTAAAGGCTTGTGCCTTTCTGTGACCCTTTGCCAGTCTGAGGAGCTTTGGTGTATTAATGTCATCCATTTAGTAAATGTTTGACATCTCTGATGCCAGACCTAGCAAAGGACAGAGTCCTTGCACTGCCCTGTACAAATGATCTGCTGTGTTGAGACAAACTTGTGAAATATGCCGTATTCACTGCGGCAGATGCTGCCAGCACTCCCACAGGTGTCAGGACCCCAGGCCAGCAATTCATAAAGAATCACTTTGGAGGCTCCCAAGATGAGGGTCTTAGGAGAATCTGCAATGACGGTTGCTGTCTTCAATCCCTGGACCACCCGTGGGCAATCCCAGTCTCAGCCTGTGTTGAGCCCGTTTTACTGTTGACTGATGAGAAAGACTTCCTGTCCAGAATAGTAAGGAGCTGTTTAGATTAGTTTAAGTCAAGTGTCTTATGATAAAGTGACAGACACTAGCAAGTAAGTATGGAGGGGACATGAGCCCTAGGCCCCACAGGTCACCGTTTCAAAGCTGAGGGCCAGGGAGGTTCCTAGCAGCTCTGAGCCTGCAGTTTTCTGATGGGCAAAATACCAAGAGAGAAAACTCAGTCTCCAGCCTTATGGGAGCGTCTCAAGTTTATTGTAGAAAATGAGGACTGTAGAACTGAGCAAATGTTTGGTTCAATTAGATTGTGGGAAGCGGCCAGGCCAACAGGTAAGCTGCTCAGATTCCtgccacacagacagacagacagacagatagacacacacacacacacacacacacacacacacacacacacacacacacacacacacacacacacacctacactctAGGAAGCTACTCCTCCCACAGGCCTCTGGGACTAAGTCAACCTGGAGCAGATGTCCTGCATCATAGCACAGCAAGccagccacctgcctttgccctgTTTCTGCTGCCAGCAGCTAGGGTCACAGGCTATGGCCTAGTAATGCAAATGTGTTCATGGCTGTGAAATTGGGATTCTGGGACACAGAACACTTGCCATGGACTGTCGATTACCTTTTTCAACAGTTTTGCTTGAAATATATTCAAAGCTCATGGTTAACACAATACAAATACAGCTCTGgagttcagaagttcaaggcatGGCTAAAAACAGGGCATCATTAGAGTGATTTTTCCATCtgaaattttcattcagaaaaattTGCACCTTCCTCGCTTCTTACTTCCAGCGACCATGGATGGGCAGGCAATACACCTTGGCTGATCACCCCCACACTTACATTGCTCTCCCCCTTGTCCCTGTTCTCAGTCTCTCCTTGGCTTTggcccttctgcctcctcttgcaTATTGAAGGACCCTTGTGATGATTGAGGTGGCCCCTGGATATCCCAGGCTACCTTTCAGCTTAGGCCCCCTAATCACATTTGCCATGTtgggcagcaggcacaggctCCTGGCATTCAGAAGTGCACACACGTCTTTTCTGTCCTCTCGTTCTGCTTCCCACACAGTGACTGGGATCATAATGAAGGCATGGCGTGTTCTGTTACTATCTCCCCTTAACAGGTAAGAAGCCCAGAGGTGAGGAGGTTATGTAACCTTGCAGAACCCAAGTTCAAACCAAGGCTCACTCTGGCTACAAAGCCTCCAGGGATAGGAtcagcctggagcccagccaCTCCCAGAATTCAGGCTGGTTTCCAGAGAGTTGGGGAGTTTCCTAGGGTGATGGGCAGAGTATATATTGCCCTGGGTCCCAAGTGCAGAGGTCTGAGCTCAAGGTCCATCCCTGCCTCTCAGCTGAAATGACGAACACAGCAAGTTCCTTCCAGCCTCATCAGTTCCTCATAGGAGAGGCCCAAATCGATGATCTCAAAAGTTCCTCTTAGCTTGGAAAGTCACAGGTTCCACGATGAGATttgttatggattttttttttttagatagtctGAGACCTCAAACTTACTATCTACCCAAGGCTGTGGTTTTGAACCCTCAGTCCTCTGATCTCCCAAGTCCAAGGACTGAAGACACGGGCCACCATACTGAGCTCACCTTACCCGGCTTCCCAGCACTCCCGTCCCGGGGATTGAGCCTAGGCCCTCACCACTGTGGGCAGGCTTTTCCTCATTGAACATCATTAGCCCCCTTTGGTGGTCAGGGTGTATGGTGAGGTTGTCTTTGGTGGAGAGGCTGGGTAACAGCATCTACGCATGACAAAAACATTGGCAACTCTAAGGTCTGGGGTAAAAACTCCACAGTAGACTCCTCAATGAGCATGAGAATGGGTTTCCATccctagccccccccccatgcctactcccccaccccccaaacacacacacacacacacacacacacacacacacacacacacacacacgtgttagagctaggcttggtggcatatTCTAACTCTTGGAAAGATGAGACAGGATTATCTTGAGTTGGAGGTAGGTAGGCTTGAGCTACGCacaaagaccttgtctccaaaagaaaggaagtggggaaggctggagggagagagggagggaaggaaggagctgagaattccaTGTGGGCTTCTGTTATGTTTTCTGAAGTGTCAGAGGGGTCTTCACCCTCAGCGTGGGACCCTGAGCCATTCCACATTTCACCCAGGCAATCCTGGCACCACAGCTGTTCTTGGATTTAGGGTTAGGAGGCCTATCAGGCATCTGGAGAGAGGCGTCCCCTACTTGGGGGACCAGGGTAAGGTGAAAGGAGCAACTCCTTGGAAtgcaaaaattgaaaaaacaaaacaaaacctttgggggtggggatgtgagTGCAGGAGCCCAAAGTTCCCCATCCTGACCCTGCTCCAGGCTGAGAGGGCATCAGCAACACATAGGAGCACAGCAGGGGGGATGGTGCAACTGCCTTCTCTGGGGACCCCTTGAGTCTGCAGCCACTTCCCTGTTGCCCCCACCTGAACCCTTGATCCCAGCTCTGCAGCCCCCACAGCTTCCTGTTTGCCTGCTCTGTTTGCCCACACCTCAGGAACAGAGCTGATCCTTGAACTCTTAAGTTCCACATTGTCAGGAAAAGTAAGCAGTGACAGGGCCAGGCCTGAGCTTATCAGTCTTCTAGCCCAGCCCCTGCCTACAGACATATATAGTTCAGGGAAGAAGCGCTGGACACCCAGAGACTATTAGGGAGCGCCAGGGAGGTAAGTACTGCTACCTGCCCTAGGCTACCCTGGTTCCCTAGTGCCTCCCAGTTGACGCTCCACTCTGTCCGAACCAATATTGTGGGTATCTGGGACCTTTTCCCACTCTAGACTCTCTTCCCACTGGCTTGGCTGTGGGGTGCAAGTGTGGGGCTTCTACATGACAATCtttttctgcccccccccccccccccgccccgcgctTCAGCCCagccattcttcttcttcttcttcaggttACCCACCCCCTTCAGGATGAAAGCTGTGGTGCTGGCGGTGGCTCTGATCTTCCTGACAGGTAGGTGCCCCTTGGCCCCCATGGACTACCTTCCTGGGTACAGAGAATAGAattctccctgcccctctccctgaCTCCAAGGGAGACCTTTCAGCTCAGCccccagcccagagatggccTTGACATGGGTCTCCCCTTCATCCCCAGGGAGCCAGGCTCGGCATTTCTGGCAGCAAGATGACCCGCAGACCCCATGGGACAGAATGAAGGACTTTGCTACTGTGTATGTCGATGCGGTCAAAGACAGCGGCAGAGACTATGTGTCCCAATTGGAAAGCTCTGCCTTGGGCAAACAGCTGAAGTAAGGAAGGACCCAGCCTGGGTGTTAGAGCACGGCAGGGGCTGCCCATCTAGGGTGGATAGAGGGGCCTGGGAGAAGAGGCTGTAACTGAACTGGCTACATTTTCACTTGTTCCCCTACCAATTGGGCACCATGGCAGATTCCAATAGAGGAATAGGGATGGGATTTACCTGGCTGTTGGGTAACCACACACCCCTGTTCTGCCTATGAGTGCAAAATCCCTTCCTTTGTGTAACTCCCAAGTACTGGTCAgccagcaccaaaaaaaaaaaagggggggggggactgaccTTGCAAAAGGCACCAATCCCATTTGTGTGTCCTTGGTGCCTCAGGCAATGTATATAGAAAGATGTGAGGGGAAAGCTAGGAGTTAGAGGGGCACATGTTCAGGGAAACTAGGACCATAGCATCTGCACATTTGGGGACAGGTGGCACCCAGGACTGACCCCAGGGATCATGGGTCTGCAGACGTGGGGCAGTGCAAGACGCCTGGGGCCATCTCTCAGCTGcctgccctctctcttcctccagcctGAATCTCTTGGAAAACTGGGATACCCTGGGCACAACCTTTAGCAGCCTACAGGATCAGCTGGGCCCGCTTTCTCTGGAGCTGTGGGATAATGTGGAAAAGGAAACAgattggctgaggcaggagatgaaCAAGGACCTGGAGGAAGTGAAGAAGAGCGTGCAGCCCTACCTGGACGACTTCCAGAACAAGTGGCAGAAGGAGGTGGAGTTCTACCACCAAAAGGTGGCGCCTCTGGGAGCCGAGCTGCGCGACAGCGCGAGCCAGCAGATGCAGGAGTGGCAAGGAAAGCTAGGCCCTCTGGGCCAGGATGCTCGCGACCGCTTGCGCCTGCTTGTAGACTCGCTGCGCACACAATTGGCTCCCCACCACGACAACCTGCGCGAGCGACTAGCCCAGCGCCTGGCCGAACTCAAGAACAACCCCACCCTGGCGAGCTACCACACCAAGGCCAGCCAACACCTGAAGACGTTTGGTGAGAAGGCCAAACCCGCGCTGGAGGACCTGCGCCAGGGCCTGATGCCAATGGTGGAGACCTTTAAGGCCAGAGTCGCGACTTTAATCGATGAGGCCAGCAAGAAGCTGAACGGCCAGTGAGGCGCCAGCCTCTGTTCCCCACCCCTGCATTGGTTTTCTTACAATAAACTTTTCCAAAGtgggatgctttctttctttgggggaCATAGGGACGGCTCTAAGGGGATATCCAGGGACACGGCAACATGGTCCTGCAGTGGGGATTCCTTCTTACAGGACTACTCAGCTCTCCAAGCTTACTCAAGCTGGATGTGAGCTAGTTTAGATTGTGAGACAGAATCCCTTCCTAAGAAGGCTCTGAGGGAAACAGCTGGCCAGGCAAAGAGACAGGGAGACCCCCGAACAGCGCCCCACAGAGGTTCAAATCTTGGGAGTGGCTGGGCATAGGACTGACCGGCTTTGAGACTGTGACTGTGCCAGAAGCGGTTTCCAGGAGGGATCCACTTGGGTAGACAGGAACCCCTTCTGCTCCCTAGAGCCAGGATTCCTCAAGAACAGCAGAGACTTGTATTATTGGCCGGGTGCAGATAAAATGCCTGGAACTCAGCCCTCTGCTTTCACTTACTACAAACATCTCGGCAaacatttccctttccttttatcCCTCAGGCAAGATGCCTCCACAGTAGCTTCCCCATCCAGAAACTGGCAGTTGCAGCCACCTCTGTCTGGCAGCTGGGTAAAAACCACTTCGTGATGCCGATCGCCACACTTACAGGAGAGGCCTTCAGATCCATCTCCTAACCCCGAATGATGGCCTTTAAGGTCGAGGAAGCTTGAAGGTCCAAAGTTAGTTATTGCAGGAAAGGTGGGACAGGAtgtgttgttgtttaaaaaaaaaaaaaaagaatgaaagaaagaaagaaacaaacaaaaaaaaacttttattacaTTGGGGCTGGTAATGTGGCTCACTAGGTAGAGGCATTTGTCaccaagcccaaggacctgagttcaatatttgggacaacacacacacacacacacacacagacacacacactttaaaatatttacatttttagccaggtgagtggcacacacctaacacttgggaggcagagacaggtggacctctgagtttgaggccagcctggtctacagatcgagttttAGGACAGTCATgggtacacagggaaaccctatctcgaagaacaaaaacaaaacactttaaaaatagttacatttcaggggttagagagatggctcagaggttaagggcactgacggctcctccagaggtcctgagttcaattcccatcaaccacatggtggttcacaaccatctagaatgtgatctgatgccctatggtatacatgcaaacagagcactgtattcataataaagaaataaataaatctttttttaagttaaatttctattagacttatgtgtgtgtgtagattttcACATGCCTCAGAACATGTGTGCTGATCAGGGGAGAACttgcagcagtcagttctctATCTCCCATGTGGGTCccaaagatcaaactcaggccaccaggatTAGTGTAGCATGTGCctctcccagctgagccatcttgccagtccttatttatttcctcatttattcatcttatttggagacagtgtctccagtaggctccaggctgggctcagatgagcttcctgcctccatctcccaagtgctggggtgacaagAATGCTCTACCACACCAAGTTTATTCAGTGCGGTgctcaaacccagagctctgtgACCCACAAATAATCACTCTACCAATGGAGCCGCATACCAAGCCCGAGTTGCCTCTTATTTAGACTAACCTGCTGTGGGCAACCAcaattactttaattaaaaaaaaaaaaaaaaagtgtaaccaGGCACTGGTGTTCATGTGATAacggtgcatgcacacacattcccaCACCAACAGCCtttcttcatgcttgtgtgggtATGCAGGTCATTGTCACACAGCCAGAGAGTCCttccctatcccccccccccccaggtatcTTCAAGAGCCCCTGGATAAAGGGGTGGGTCTTTACAATTGTAATCATACAAAGCTACGCAGGTATCAGGCCAGGTTTGGGTGGGAAGGTTTCCAGGTATGGACACTGAGACTGCTGGCtctggggagacaggaagagacgCCCCTGAGAGAACACAGTCCAGGCTGCTAGCTGCACTGATACTGTCTGGGAAGGAGCCTCCAACGCCTGGCACAGTCTTTTCTCATGATAATCAAGTGGAAAATGGACAGCTGGCCCTGCCGTATGCTTGCTGTCGACCCTGGGCAAGCACCGTCCACATTCCCTAAACAATGCTCTTTTATTCTTTAGTGTGGGAGACCTGTTTTGTGACCCTCGATCTCTCTGAAGTAAGTGCTTAACGGTGGAGGGAACATAGTAAACAGCCCTGTTGGGATTCTGATGACACTGGGTCTACACTCCAGTCTAAGAGGTCAGCCAGCTTAGCTCTCACAAAGAACACTGTTTACCAGGCACCTGAGGTGAGCAGACGCTGTGCCACAAGCCTTTAGACACTCTGCCATCTCAGTTTCACAACAAGCCTGCAGTGAAGGGGCAGACCCCACGTATGATGCAGTGGGGTCAAAACCTATCCAATCAACATCCCAGCCAGCCTCTTTCCTTTCAGTGTGTTTAAAGGGACCATGCAGCCGGGCtcggtggcgcacatctgtaatcccagcactcgggaggcagaggcaggcagctctctgtgagtttgagaccagcctggtctacaaagtgagtccaggacagccaggcctacacagggcatataaaataaataatggaaggaaggaaggaagaggaaggcagcccTGGGCCATGCAAACCAGCTGCACAGGTTTGTCGATCACATCTGACCTGAACTCCAAAGTGTAGGACAGACAGAAGCCACACTGGTCACATTGTCCATGCTGTCCCCACACTGTGATGGCAAGTCTGTTACCTGATTTGATCTTTCACATAAACCCATCAGGTCAAGCCGGTAAGCAGAGCTAGCCCTAActtacaaaagaagaaacaccGCCCCCAAAGACCGCTAAAGTGGTGGATGAGGTACAGCCCCCCCAGGCCCACCCACCCAACAGGCCTAGCTCATTCCCATGCCCAGACATCAAGGCACGTGAGACACACCCCTTGGCAGCTTCCAATCTAGCTTTATTTGGGCAGCGTCTTTAGGTGAGGTCTGGGGAGAGGTAAAGACACAAGAATGCTTTCCCCTAAAAGCAGCCTTTAGGGTGCCCCCCTCCCGCTCGGTCCCGCAGCAGCAGAATGGATGCATGGGGCACATTTGGAACACAGGAGTCTCAAGGTTCAGTAACTGGAATTGGTTGGGTGGACTTCAGGGCTAGAATCCCAGAGGCCAGCCAACTTGTCAGTGAACTTGCTGAAGTAGCCTTTCAGGGAACTGAAGCCATTGTCCATCCAGCCCCTGGGGGTTAAAAGCAGGAAGAGGCATCCGTAGAGTTAAGTGTGAAATGTTCCCTTGCCAGAGCCACGATTGCACCCCAGGCCCCACCGGCTCTCTAAGCCACCAGCACCACCTCACTTACCACCCCGGAATCACCTGCAACTACCTCCCAGGCAAGGGCAAAAGAGATGGTAAAGGGGAGCCTAAGGAACCCCACCTTCATCAAGGTAGGATCAGACCTTCatggctgacacacacacacacacacacacacacacacacacacacacacacacacacacaaacaagtccCTCTCAGGCCCCAGGCACCAAGCATTGGCGAGGTGGACACTTAAGGtcagcttgccttttttttttttttttttttggtttttcgagacagggtttctctgtgcagccttggctgtcctggactcgctttgtagaccaggctggcctcgaactcacagcaatcctcctgcttctgcctcctgagagctggaattaaaggtgtgcaccaccacacccggccagctTGCCTTTGTAGTCCATACAAATAGTGTCCTGGAGGTGTCTCATGTGGTTgtgagtgggtggggtggggtgggggaacggCCTCTCATTGGAAAAATTGCTCCTGAGCTCTGTGATATCAGCAGGTCATCTGACTTCTCTGACCCACAGTTAGTTTCCAAAACTGGGAAGATAACAGGGGTAaggggagagggaacaggaaaagAAGCTAATCGGGTGAATACCTAGCCTGCATGGCCATCTCAGACTGCTGCACATTGCTTAGTGCATTCTGGACCCTCTTGGCAGCCTGTTCCATGTAGCCCTGCATGGAGGCCAGCAGCAAGGATTCCTCTGCCTCATCAGCTCCTACAACAGAGTAGAATTGAGTGATGCTAGCCCTCCCTCCCAGCTGCCACTTCTCAGGGCAGGATGCTCTCCCACGGAAAGTCCTGCCCCGCTCCCACCAGCTTACGGGCAGATGCCAGGAGAGCCGAGAGGGCTACGATGAGGAGCATCCGGGGCTGCATGGCGCCTGTGCACCTGTGGGAGATTGTCTTGTGAGGAGGCACTAGTGGGAGGACCCGCCATgccaaatctctgagttcaagagcaCCATAGCCTCTGGGGTGAATGAAGCCCAAGCCTTTTTCCTACCTGTATCAGCTCTCAGACAGAGAACTATAGGAGAGCCAGGCCCCAGGGTAGGGTGGATGATGGAATATAAAAAACCCCTACAGAGTGGGACATCTACCCTTTCTCTGCCCCGATGTGCTGGGAGACACGAGGTTTCTGTACATCTCTAGGCCACAGTGTTTCTGTCTGGGGTAGGCATGGACATCAAAGACGTATAAAAAAAACCCTGAGCAT from Acomys russatus chromosome 14, mAcoRus1.1, whole genome shotgun sequence includes the following:
- the Apoa1 gene encoding apolipoprotein A-I; this translates as MKAVVLAVALIFLTGSQARHFWQQDDPQTPWDRMKDFATVYVDAVKDSGRDYVSQLESSALGKQLNLNLLENWDTLGTTFSSLQDQLGPLSLELWDNVEKETDWLRQEMNKDLEEVKKSVQPYLDDFQNKWQKEVEFYHQKVAPLGAELRDSASQQMQEWQGKLGPLGQDARDRLRLLVDSLRTQLAPHHDNLRERLAQRLAELKNNPTLASYHTKASQHLKTFGEKAKPALEDLRQGLMPMVETFKARVATLIDEASKKLNGQ
- the Apoc3 gene encoding apolipoprotein C-III gives rise to the protein MQPRMLLIVALSALLASARADEAEESLLLASMQGYMEQAAKRVQNALSNVQQSEMAMQARGWMDNGFSSLKGYFSKFTDKLAGLWDSSPEVHPTNSSY